A region from the Microbacterium lacus genome encodes:
- the pstC gene encoding phosphate ABC transporter permease subunit PstC, translating to MTTTTARPARTVQRAGDRWFSRTALFAGSMILVTLAAVAIFLFVQSIPGVTATNEDASIITTNFWDYVWPLAFGTVWASILALIMAVPLAVCVALFISHYAPRRLAQTLGYIVDLLAAVPSVVFGLWGILVLAPAVQPVYAWLVENAGWFPLFGGPVSATGRTIFTAAIVLAVMVVPIITAICREIFLQTPVLHEEAALALGATRWEMVRMAVFPFARSGIVSASMLGLGRALGETMAVAMVLSASGVITFQLFTARNPSTIPANIALTFPEAYGTNINVLIATGLILFIVTFAVNALARWIVSRRKEFSGAN from the coding sequence ATGACGACCACCACCGCGCGGCCTGCCCGAACCGTGCAGCGAGCCGGCGACCGTTGGTTCTCCCGCACCGCGCTGTTCGCCGGATCCATGATCCTGGTGACGCTCGCGGCGGTAGCGATCTTCCTTTTCGTGCAGTCCATCCCCGGCGTCACGGCCACGAACGAAGACGCGTCGATCATCACGACGAACTTCTGGGACTACGTCTGGCCGCTCGCCTTCGGCACGGTCTGGGCCTCCATCCTGGCGCTGATCATGGCGGTCCCCCTCGCCGTCTGCGTCGCGCTCTTCATCTCGCACTACGCACCGCGCCGGCTCGCCCAGACGCTCGGCTACATCGTCGACCTGCTGGCCGCGGTCCCCTCCGTCGTCTTCGGCCTGTGGGGCATCCTCGTCCTCGCCCCGGCGGTCCAGCCCGTCTACGCCTGGCTGGTGGAGAACGCCGGGTGGTTCCCGCTGTTCGGCGGTCCGGTCTCGGCCACCGGCCGCACGATCTTCACCGCCGCGATCGTGCTCGCGGTCATGGTCGTCCCGATCATCACCGCGATCTGCCGGGAGATCTTCCTGCAGACCCCCGTCCTCCACGAAGAAGCCGCTCTTGCGCTCGGGGCGACCCGCTGGGAGATGGTGCGCATGGCCGTCTTCCCGTTCGCCCGCAGCGGCATCGTCTCGGCATCCATGCTCGGACTCGGCCGCGCGCTCGGCGAGACGATGGCCGTCGCGATGGTGCTCTCCGCCTCCGGCGTGATCACCTTCCAGCTCTTCACCGCCCGCAACCCCTCGACGATCCCGGCGAACATCGCCCTCACGTTCCCCGAGGCGTACGGCACGAACATCAACGTGCTGATCGCGACCGGTCTGATCCTGTTCATCGTCACCTTCGCCGTCAACGCGCTCGCGCGCTGGATCGTCAGCCGCCGCAAGGAATTCTCGGGAGCCAACTGA
- a CDS encoding fasciclin domain-containing protein — MSRKKLYLLGPLAVAAAIALSACSPMSSGSTTEETTAPPAAEETMAPEATMDPAANLVGPGCAAYAEAVPDGAGSVAGMAVDPVATAASNNPLLKTLVAAVSGQLNPDVNLVDTLNGDEFTVFAPVDDAFAKIDPATIETLKTDSTLLTSILTYHVVPGQIAPDEIDGTHATVNGADLEVTGSGDDIVVNGQSAVICGGVQTANATVYLIDTVLMPPAQ; from the coding sequence ATGTCCCGCAAGAAGCTGTATCTGCTCGGACCCCTGGCCGTCGCCGCAGCAATCGCCCTGAGCGCATGTTCGCCCATGTCGAGCGGTTCGACCACGGAAGAGACCACCGCCCCGCCGGCGGCAGAGGAGACCATGGCGCCCGAGGCGACGATGGATCCGGCCGCCAACCTGGTCGGCCCCGGTTGCGCCGCCTACGCCGAGGCAGTGCCGGACGGCGCCGGTTCGGTCGCGGGCATGGCTGTCGACCCGGTGGCCACCGCCGCATCGAACAACCCGCTGCTGAAGACGCTCGTCGCGGCCGTCTCCGGTCAGCTGAACCCCGACGTCAACCTCGTCGACACCCTGAACGGTGACGAGTTCACCGTGTTCGCCCCGGTCGACGACGCGTTCGCGAAGATCGACCCCGCGACGATCGAGACGCTCAAGACCGACAGCACGCTGCTGACGTCGATCCTGACGTACCACGTGGTTCCCGGCCAGATCGCGCCCGACGAGATCGACGGCACGCACGCCACCGTGAACGGCGCCGACCTCGAGGTCACCGGCAGCGGCGACGACATCGTCGTCAACGGCCAGTCCGCCGTGATCTGCGGTGGCGTCCAGACCGCCAACGCGACCGTGTACCTCATCGACACGGTGCTGATGCCCCCGGCTCAGTGA
- the pstS gene encoding phosphate ABC transporter substrate-binding protein PstS, with protein MRISRIAQVGAVAAIAALALAGCAANEGGSTTPSESAGPAISGEIAGGGATSQEVAVQTWTAGVQEANPDVTITYDPAGSGAGRDSFIAGAIQFAGSDRAFKSDEIADSTFAACVEGTDIVELPLYISPIAVIFNLDGVDSLDLDAETLAKIFAGEITTWNDPAIADQNPDATLPATAITPVVRSDKSGTTGNFTDYLSANAESIWTFGSVEEWPATAVTPESAQGTSGVVAAVEGGQGTIGYADASRAGDLGTVAIKVGDEYVAYSPEGAAKAADVSTMEEGRGAGDLAIKIDRTTTEAGAYPLILISYSIACEQYNDAAVAPVVKAYLSYAASAEGQDAAAAAAGSAPISDALREQITAAIDLIVTD; from the coding sequence GTGAGAATCTCCCGCATCGCCCAGGTGGGCGCTGTCGCCGCCATCGCGGCCCTCGCCCTCGCCGGCTGCGCCGCAAACGAAGGCGGGTCGACCACCCCGTCCGAATCCGCCGGTCCCGCCATCTCGGGCGAGATCGCCGGTGGCGGCGCCACCTCGCAGGAAGTCGCCGTCCAGACCTGGACGGCCGGCGTCCAGGAGGCCAACCCCGACGTCACGATCACGTACGACCCGGCAGGCTCCGGCGCCGGTCGCGACTCCTTCATCGCCGGCGCGATCCAGTTCGCGGGCTCGGACCGTGCGTTCAAGAGCGACGAGATCGCGGACAGCACGTTCGCCGCGTGCGTCGAGGGGACCGACATCGTCGAGCTGCCCCTCTACATCTCCCCGATCGCCGTGATCTTCAACCTCGACGGAGTCGACTCGCTCGACCTGGACGCCGAGACGCTCGCGAAGATCTTCGCCGGCGAGATCACGACGTGGAACGACCCGGCGATCGCCGACCAGAACCCGGACGCGACGCTCCCCGCGACCGCGATCACCCCCGTCGTGCGCTCGGACAAGTCGGGCACCACCGGCAACTTCACCGACTACCTGTCGGCGAACGCCGAGAGCATCTGGACGTTCGGTTCGGTCGAGGAGTGGCCGGCGACCGCCGTCACCCCCGAGTCGGCGCAGGGCACCTCCGGTGTCGTCGCCGCTGTCGAGGGCGGACAGGGCACGATCGGCTACGCCGACGCCTCGCGCGCCGGCGACCTCGGCACCGTGGCGATCAAGGTCGGCGACGAGTACGTCGCATACTCGCCCGAGGGCGCGGCCAAGGCCGCCGACGTCTCGACCATGGAAGAGGGTCGCGGCGCCGGTGACCTCGCGATCAAGATCGACCGCACGACCACCGAGGCCGGCGCCTACCCGCTGATCCTCATCAGCTACAGCATCGCGTGCGAGCAGTACAACGACGCCGCGGTCGCCCCGGTCGTCAAGGCGTACCTCTCGTACGCCGCGTCCGCCGAGGGCCAGGACGCCGCGGCCGCCGCGGCCGGCAGTGCGCCGATCTCCGACGCCCTGCGCGAGCAGATCACCGCAGCGATCGACCTGATCGTCACGGACTGA
- the pstA gene encoding phosphate ABC transporter permease PstA, with protein MTTTQTPPVPETAAPRPVAPHSSVSLTSGRLPRWAPWGLLGLTAAAVALVFAMLAVAGETEFSFAGWAIVSAIGYLVLITVISSIVEGSRKAVDRLVTGIVSVAFLIAMVPLVSVAYTVVVNGVAAFSAEFFSNSMRNVVGEGGGILHAIVGTLLITLAAAVISIPIGIFTAIYLVEYGDGKRLARGITFLVDVMTGIPSIVAGLFAYALFALFLGPGIRLGIMGAIALSVLMIPVVVRSSEEMLRLVPNELREAAYALGVPKWLTILKVVLPTAIAGITTGVMLSISRVIGETAPLLLTAGVATSMNYNLFEGRMMTLPVFAYTQYMNQGIPAQAYIDRAWGAALVLILIVMALNLVARLVAKVFSPKLGR; from the coding sequence ATGACGACGACGCAGACCCCTCCTGTTCCCGAGACGGCGGCCCCTCGACCCGTCGCGCCGCACTCCTCGGTGTCACTCACGAGCGGCCGCCTCCCGCGGTGGGCACCGTGGGGACTCCTGGGTCTGACCGCCGCCGCGGTCGCCCTGGTGTTCGCGATGCTCGCCGTCGCCGGCGAGACGGAGTTCAGCTTCGCCGGCTGGGCGATCGTGTCCGCGATCGGCTACCTCGTGCTCATCACCGTGATCTCCTCGATCGTCGAGGGCAGCCGCAAGGCCGTCGACCGGCTCGTGACCGGCATCGTGAGCGTCGCCTTCCTCATCGCGATGGTGCCGCTCGTCTCGGTCGCGTACACCGTCGTCGTCAACGGCGTCGCCGCCTTCTCCGCGGAGTTCTTCTCGAACTCGATGCGCAATGTCGTGGGCGAGGGCGGCGGCATCCTGCACGCGATCGTCGGGACGCTCCTGATCACGCTCGCCGCGGCGGTCATCTCGATCCCGATCGGCATCTTCACCGCGATCTACCTCGTCGAATACGGCGACGGCAAGCGCCTCGCGCGCGGCATCACGTTCCTCGTGGACGTCATGACCGGCATCCCCTCGATCGTCGCAGGCCTGTTCGCGTACGCGCTGTTCGCGCTGTTCCTCGGGCCCGGCATCCGCCTCGGCATCATGGGCGCGATCGCGCTGTCGGTCCTCATGATCCCCGTGGTGGTCCGCTCGAGCGAAGAGATGCTGCGGCTCGTGCCCAACGAGCTGCGCGAGGCCGCCTACGCGCTCGGCGTGCCCAAGTGGCTCACGATCCTCAAGGTCGTGCTGCCGACCGCGATCGCCGGCATCACGACCGGCGTCATGCTGTCGATCTCCCGCGTGATCGGCGAGACGGCGCCGCTGCTGCTCACGGCCGGTGTGGCGACCTCGATGAACTACAACCTGTTCGAGGGTCGCATGATGACCCTCCCGGTCTTCGCCTACACGCAGTACATGAACCAGGGCATTCCCGCACAGGCCTACATCGACCGCGCCTGGGGCGCGGCGCTCGTGCTGATCCTGATCGTCATGGCCCTGAACCTCGTGGCACGTCTGGTCGCGAAGGTCTTCTCCCCCAAGCTCGGCCGCTGA
- the sigK gene encoding ECF RNA polymerase sigma factor SigK: protein MLGRVVIDGVEVPEDAADGVDHAGELLQRIAGGDQAAFARLYDMLSPRAFGLILRVLVDRSQSEEVLQEVFLEIWQSAARFAPNRGQGRSWVLTIAHRRAVDRVRSAQSSADRDVRVGFRDMDVAHDGVSEEVELRIEGQRVSQALAALPDPQREAITLAYFGGYSQSEIAALVGAPLGTIKTRMRDGLSRLRVEMGVTS from the coding sequence ATGCTGGGACGTGTGGTGATCGATGGCGTGGAAGTCCCCGAAGACGCAGCAGACGGCGTCGATCATGCCGGCGAGCTGCTGCAGCGCATCGCCGGCGGGGATCAGGCGGCCTTCGCTCGCCTGTACGACATGCTCTCGCCCCGCGCCTTCGGCCTCATCCTCCGCGTCCTGGTCGACCGTTCGCAGAGCGAGGAAGTCCTCCAGGAGGTCTTCCTCGAGATCTGGCAATCCGCCGCGCGCTTCGCTCCGAACAGAGGTCAGGGAAGATCGTGGGTTCTCACGATCGCACACCGGAGAGCGGTGGACCGCGTGCGGTCCGCGCAGTCCAGTGCCGATCGTGATGTACGCGTGGGCTTCCGCGATATGGACGTCGCCCATGACGGCGTCTCGGAAGAGGTCGAGTTGAGGATCGAGGGGCAGCGGGTGTCACAGGCACTGGCCGCTCTGCCGGATCCTCAGCGGGAAGCCATCACCCTCGCATATTTCGGGGGCTACAGTCAGAGCGAGATCGCGGCACTTGTGGGGGCGCCGCTGGGGACGATCAAGACGAGGATGCGGGACGGTCTGTCCCGCCTTCGGGTGGAGATGGGGGTGACATCGTGA
- a CDS encoding NUDIX hydrolase, with translation MTETAVYAAGGVLWRVVDDKLLVLLIHRTQYRDVTLPKGKVDPGEMLAETASREIFEETGIRVSLGVPVGVSRYRMPNKRQKIVHYWAAEATDAAIRASAFVPNKEIAALEWVPLKKAAGRLSYPVDVEILEHFARLVDEGVLQTFPLIVLRHAKALPREEWDAADAARPLTGRGKKQANAIVGPLLAFGARKIISSPATRCVKTVAPISAALGRKIEKTALISQDAWEEGTSDARTIVGQRVRARKPVVLCSHGPVLPEILTEIAMATGTLRGSYLGSASALEPAAFSVVHLSVNNPGSGIVAIETHAPKV, from the coding sequence ATGACCGAGACCGCCGTCTACGCGGCGGGTGGGGTGCTGTGGCGCGTCGTCGACGACAAGCTCCTCGTGCTGCTGATCCACCGCACCCAGTACCGCGACGTCACGCTCCCCAAAGGCAAGGTCGACCCCGGAGAGATGCTCGCGGAGACCGCGAGCCGTGAGATCTTCGAGGAGACCGGCATCCGGGTGAGCCTGGGTGTACCGGTCGGCGTCTCTCGATACCGGATGCCGAACAAGCGGCAGAAGATCGTGCACTACTGGGCGGCCGAGGCCACGGACGCCGCCATCCGGGCGTCCGCGTTCGTGCCCAACAAGGAGATCGCCGCCCTCGAGTGGGTGCCGCTGAAGAAGGCGGCCGGGCGCCTGAGCTATCCGGTGGACGTGGAGATCCTCGAGCACTTCGCCCGGCTCGTCGACGAAGGCGTGCTGCAGACGTTCCCGCTCATCGTGCTCCGCCACGCGAAAGCGCTCCCCCGGGAGGAGTGGGACGCCGCGGACGCCGCGCGACCGCTCACCGGACGTGGCAAGAAGCAGGCCAACGCGATCGTCGGTCCCCTGCTCGCCTTCGGTGCCCGCAAGATCATCTCCAGCCCCGCGACCCGGTGCGTCAAGACCGTCGCCCCGATCTCGGCCGCGCTCGGGCGGAAGATCGAGAAGACGGCGCTCATCAGTCAGGACGCGTGGGAGGAAGGCACTTCGGACGCCCGCACGATCGTCGGACAGCGCGTGCGCGCGCGCAAGCCCGTCGTCCTGTGCAGCCACGGCCCGGTACTGCCCGAGATCCTCACGGAGATCGCGATGGCCACGGGGACCCTGCGCGGCTCCTACCTCGGCAGCGCGTCGGCGTTGGAGCCTGCGGCGTTCTCCGTGGTGCATCTCTCCGTGAACAATCCGGGCTCGGGGATCGTGGCGATCGAGACGCACGCGCCGAAGGTCTGA
- the pstB gene encoding phosphate ABC transporter ATP-binding protein PstB, protein MSKSIEVSDLNVYYGDFLAVEGVSLDIEPRSVTAFIGPSGCGKSTFLRTLNRMHEVIPRARVEGKVLLDGDDLYGPNVDPVLVRRQVGMVFQRPNPFPTMSIKENVLAGVKLNNKRLSKSDADALVEKSLQGANLWNEVKDRLDKPGSGLSGGQQQRLCIARAIAVSPEVILMDEPCSALDPISTYAIEELIGELKNDYTVVIVTHNMQQASRVSDKTAFFNIAGTGKPGKLIEYDDTRSIFTTPSVQATEDYVSGRFG, encoded by the coding sequence GTGTCCAAGAGCATCGAAGTAAGCGATCTGAACGTCTACTACGGCGACTTCCTGGCCGTCGAAGGTGTGTCGCTGGACATCGAGCCGCGCAGCGTGACCGCGTTCATCGGCCCGTCGGGCTGCGGCAAGTCGACGTTCCTACGCACCCTCAACCGCATGCACGAGGTCATCCCGCGGGCTCGCGTCGAAGGCAAGGTTCTGCTGGACGGCGACGACCTCTACGGTCCGAACGTCGACCCCGTCCTGGTGCGCCGTCAGGTGGGCATGGTGTTCCAGCGCCCCAACCCGTTCCCGACGATGTCGATCAAGGAGAATGTGCTGGCAGGGGTCAAGCTCAACAACAAGCGCCTGTCGAAGTCCGACGCGGACGCACTCGTGGAGAAGTCGCTGCAGGGCGCGAACCTCTGGAACGAGGTGAAGGACCGCCTCGACAAGCCCGGTTCGGGGCTCTCCGGCGGGCAGCAGCAGCGTCTGTGCATCGCTCGCGCGATCGCCGTGTCGCCCGAGGTGATCCTGATGGACGAGCCGTGCTCGGCCCTGGACCCGATCTCGACGTACGCGATCGAGGAACTCATCGGCGAGCTGAAGAACGACTACACCGTCGTGATCGTCACGCACAACATGCAGCAGGCGTCGCGGGTGAGCGACAAGACGGCGTTCTTCAACATCGCCGGCACCGGCAAGCCGGGCAAGCTCATCGAGTACGACGACACCCGCTCGATCTTCACGACCCCGAGCGTCCAGGCGACCGAGGACTACGTCTCCGGTCGCTTCGGGTGA
- a CDS encoding aminodeoxychorismate lyase, giving the protein MAWHLALVIEPAASDDSRTDFSATFRAVDPSSPVLPLGELSAQRGDGVFESLGVVGSHPQEVDAHLRRLARSAELCDLPAPHAEQWRQAIERVARGCGPGESVIKLILSRGIEHGAGPTAWVTAAPAADFTAARQEGIRIATLDRGYDSGAPLRAPWLLQSAKTLSYAVNMAAIREAKRRGADDALFVTSDGVVLEAPTASLIARIDGVFVTPTPAGGILPGTTQASIFSWLRSEGGSTASREVTAADLGRADAAWLVSSVRLAAPIREIDGVRLPVDLDLTPRLNDYLLSPRD; this is encoded by the coding sequence ATGGCCTGGCACCTGGCGCTCGTGATCGAACCCGCGGCATCCGACGACAGCCGCACGGACTTCTCCGCGACGTTCCGCGCGGTGGATCCGTCATCGCCGGTGCTGCCGCTCGGCGAGCTGAGCGCGCAGCGGGGCGACGGGGTCTTCGAGTCTCTGGGAGTCGTCGGGTCCCATCCCCAGGAGGTGGACGCGCACCTTCGACGGCTCGCGCGATCGGCGGAGCTCTGCGATCTTCCCGCGCCGCACGCGGAGCAGTGGCGGCAGGCGATCGAGCGGGTGGCCCGCGGCTGCGGACCGGGGGAGAGCGTCATCAAGCTCATCCTGAGCCGCGGGATCGAACACGGAGCGGGTCCGACGGCATGGGTCACTGCGGCGCCGGCGGCCGATTTCACGGCGGCGCGCCAGGAGGGGATCCGGATCGCGACCCTCGACCGCGGCTACGACAGCGGCGCGCCCCTGCGTGCGCCCTGGCTGCTGCAGAGTGCGAAGACCCTCTCGTACGCGGTCAACATGGCGGCCATCCGTGAGGCGAAGCGCCGAGGCGCGGACGATGCGCTGTTCGTCACCTCCGACGGCGTGGTGCTCGAGGCGCCGACGGCCTCACTCATCGCGCGCATCGACGGCGTGTTCGTCACGCCGACGCCGGCGGGCGGCATCCTTCCGGGAACCACGCAGGCGAGCATCTTCTCGTGGCTGCGGAGCGAAGGCGGCTCCACCGCCTCGCGCGAGGTGACCGCCGCGGATCTGGGACGAGCGGATGCCGCGTGGCTGGTGTCCTCCGTGCGTCTGGCCGCGCCGATCCGTGAGATCGACGGTGTGCGCCTCCCGGTGGATCTCGATCTCACCCCGCGGCTCAACGACTATCTGCTCAGCCCGCGCGACTGA
- a CDS encoding anti-sigma factor: MNEKDFAELAAGAALHALSPEDRAVFEAAREQHPEWEHHVSTDAATAALLADQVVEVAPPPDLRAALLAQIAATAQPEAELAPAGATAVKARRWGARAWFALAASLALLVGVGWGAVFVGDMLATPASVVALNQIESAPDAQSETVALADGGEATAHWSESVGKTVLVTDGLPEISDDQTYELWFVRDGSAIPAGLFASDDGTATALLDGAVESGDVIAVTIEPAGGSPTGQPTSDPILAIQTA, translated from the coding sequence GTGAACGAGAAGGACTTCGCCGAGCTGGCGGCCGGTGCCGCCCTGCACGCGTTGTCGCCCGAAGACCGTGCCGTCTTCGAGGCGGCGCGGGAACAGCATCCGGAGTGGGAGCATCACGTGTCGACGGATGCCGCAACAGCAGCGCTGCTGGCGGACCAGGTCGTCGAGGTGGCACCGCCACCCGATCTGCGTGCCGCCTTGCTGGCTCAGATCGCCGCGACCGCACAGCCGGAAGCCGAGCTCGCACCGGCCGGTGCGACCGCTGTCAAGGCCCGGCGCTGGGGTGCGCGGGCGTGGTTCGCGCTGGCGGCCTCCCTCGCGCTGCTCGTCGGCGTCGGCTGGGGTGCGGTTTTCGTGGGCGACATGCTGGCGACGCCGGCGTCGGTGGTCGCACTGAACCAGATCGAGTCCGCGCCGGACGCGCAGTCCGAGACCGTCGCACTCGCCGACGGCGGCGAAGCCACCGCGCACTGGTCGGAGTCGGTGGGCAAGACCGTCCTGGTCACCGACGGGCTGCCCGAGATCTCCGACGACCAGACGTACGAGCTCTGGTTCGTGCGCGACGGCAGTGCGATCCCCGCCGGTCTCTTCGCGAGCGACGACGGAACGGCCACGGCGCTCCTGGACGGAGCGGTCGAGTCCGGTGACGTGATCGCCGTGACGATCGAGCCGGCCGGCGGTTCGCCGACGGGTCAGCCGACGTCGGATCCGATCCTCGCGATCCAGACCGCCTGA
- a CDS encoding DNA-directed RNA polymerase subunit beta, which produces MSDQSREFHKPVRRPAELFDRRFAAEDPAEVSRVAHSTAAALLARARQDPDGEVVDRLVAFTAQYGIDDIAELWSRSPARSLPGTLWRLYLVQLMIHDDPQTAALLYERGRVEITSVDPVVAGAPTPAGPDELVQLVDTILRGLFQGDFAVALDRAAAFCRVEASGATHLADDYDRTEPDRAAALTTRALRLADYATDLTACAALWRRQSLT; this is translated from the coding sequence GTGAGCGATCAGTCGAGGGAGTTCCACAAACCTGTTCGGCGTCCAGCGGAACTCTTCGATCGGCGCTTCGCCGCGGAGGACCCGGCGGAGGTCTCCCGGGTCGCCCATTCGACAGCCGCGGCGCTGCTCGCGCGGGCGCGCCAGGATCCCGACGGCGAGGTCGTGGACCGGCTCGTGGCCTTCACCGCGCAGTACGGAATCGACGACATCGCCGAGCTGTGGTCGCGGTCACCGGCGCGTTCGCTGCCCGGCACCCTCTGGCGCCTTTATCTCGTGCAGCTCATGATCCACGACGACCCCCAGACGGCGGCGCTGCTGTACGAACGCGGCCGCGTCGAGATCACCTCCGTCGACCCGGTCGTCGCGGGCGCACCGACCCCGGCCGGTCCGGACGAGCTGGTGCAGCTCGTGGACACGATCCTGCGCGGGCTCTTCCAAGGGGACTTCGCCGTCGCCCTGGATCGCGCCGCGGCATTCTGCCGTGTGGAGGCATCCGGGGCGACGCACCTGGCCGACGACTACGACCGCACCGAACCCGACCGTGCGGCGGCGCTGACGACCCGCGCGCTCCGCCTGGCCGATTACGCGACGGATCTGACCGCGTGCGCCGCGCTGTGGCGACGTCAGTCCCTGACCTGA